A genomic window from Microbacterium sp. H1-D42 includes:
- the secD gene encoding protein translocase subunit SecD, with the protein MASSTPTRHAWRVLLGLLLVTAALFGINALGVYGFKESSWTPELALDLQGGTQIVLSAQTADGSDPTQEQLDQAAAIIRQRVDASGTAEADITTEGGRNIVVQIPGVADQETRDRIQASAQLEFRAVLVATDPATEFVGEDGKTTAFPTPNETMNAVPTPKPTDGSDPSQITEKQFAALQSFDCTAERPSTTPPADEPLVACDPTGSVKYLLGPMELDGTVIDDATAGRDQKSGAWTVNLELDSKGTEVFGDISQRLNANRIAGLSPRDQFAFVLDGVVISAPVMQAAILNGKPSISGNFTQESSQTLADQLRYGALPLSFNVESSDTISATLGSQQLQIGLIAGLIGLGLVAIYSLISYRALGWVIIASIGVMGVLTYIIICILAWRMGFRLSLAGVAGLIVSIGFTADSFIVYFERIRDELRDGKSITGAVEDGWGRAKRTIYISKSINILAAVVLYILADATVKGFAFTLGLTTLIDVFIFVIFTHPVMQLLARTRFFGGGHRLSGLDPESLGAVYRGRAQFREAQVGSAGRAARNKGARNEAEKRQTIAERKRAEALAAKGSSDAGKDSDS; encoded by the coding sequence GTGGCATCCTCAACTCCGACCCGCCATGCGTGGCGGGTCCTTCTAGGCCTGCTCCTCGTCACGGCGGCTTTGTTCGGCATCAACGCCCTCGGCGTCTACGGGTTCAAGGAGAGCTCATGGACGCCGGAGCTCGCACTCGACCTGCAGGGTGGTACGCAGATCGTACTGAGCGCGCAGACCGCCGACGGCTCCGACCCGACGCAGGAGCAGCTCGACCAGGCCGCGGCCATCATCCGCCAGCGCGTGGACGCCTCCGGCACCGCAGAAGCTGACATCACCACCGAGGGCGGCCGCAACATCGTCGTCCAGATCCCCGGTGTCGCCGATCAGGAGACTCGCGATCGGATCCAGGCGAGTGCACAGCTGGAGTTCCGCGCCGTGCTCGTGGCCACCGACCCCGCGACGGAGTTCGTCGGCGAGGACGGCAAGACGACCGCCTTCCCGACGCCGAACGAGACCATGAACGCGGTCCCGACGCCGAAGCCGACCGACGGCAGCGATCCGTCGCAGATCACCGAGAAGCAGTTCGCCGCGCTGCAGTCGTTCGACTGCACGGCCGAGCGTCCGAGCACCACGCCGCCGGCTGACGAACCGCTGGTCGCCTGCGACCCCACCGGCTCGGTCAAGTACCTGCTCGGCCCGATGGAGCTCGACGGCACCGTCATCGACGATGCCACCGCCGGTCGTGACCAGAAGTCCGGCGCATGGACGGTCAACCTCGAGCTCGACAGCAAGGGCACCGAGGTGTTCGGTGACATCAGCCAGCGACTGAACGCCAACCGCATCGCGGGCCTCAGCCCGCGTGACCAGTTCGCGTTCGTGCTCGACGGCGTCGTCATCTCCGCCCCGGTCATGCAGGCCGCGATCCTCAACGGCAAGCCCAGCATCTCGGGCAACTTCACGCAGGAGAGCTCGCAGACCCTCGCCGACCAGCTGCGCTACGGCGCCCTGCCGCTGAGCTTCAACGTTGAGAGCTCTGACACGATCTCGGCGACGCTCGGCTCGCAGCAGCTGCAGATCGGCCTCATCGCCGGTCTGATCGGACTTGGTCTCGTCGCGATCTACTCGCTGATCAGCTACCGGGCACTCGGCTGGGTGATCATCGCATCCATCGGCGTGATGGGTGTGCTCACCTACATCATCATCTGCATTCTCGCGTGGCGCATGGGCTTCCGCCTGTCGCTGGCAGGTGTGGCGGGTCTGATCGTCTCGATCGGATTCACGGCCGACTCGTTCATCGTCTACTTCGAGCGAATACGAGATGAGCTGCGCGATGGCAAATCCATCACCGGCGCCGTCGAAGACGGCTGGGGCCGCGCCAAGCGCACGATCTACATCTCGAAGTCGATCAACATCCTTGCAGCCGTGGTGCTGTACATCCTCGCCGACGCCACGGTGAAGGGCTTCGCGTTCACGTTGGGTCTGACAACGCTCATCGACGTGTTCATCTTCGTGATCTTCACGCATCCGGTGATGCAGCTGCTGGCGCGCACCAGATTCTTCGGTGGCGGACACCGGCTGTCCGGACTCGATCCGGAGTCGCTCGGTGCGGTGTACCGGGGTCGTGCCCAGTTCCGTGAGGCGCAGGTCGGCTCCGCCGGTCGCGCGGCTCGCAACAAGGGCGCCCGCAATGAGGCCGAGAAACGCCAGACCATCGCCGAGCGCAAGCGCGCGGAGGCACTCGCCGCCAAGGGATCCTCGGATGCCGGAAAGGACTCCGACAGCTGA
- the secF gene encoding protein translocase subunit SecF, giving the protein MFSMNEFGNNLYSGKTSFPFVAKRRLWFIIAIVLIVGSALVPLIRPVQFSIEFTGGSQFVVASPATGADGKPDQSLATDAVRSVVPEATAKVVIVNNRDVRVQTDQMSALQTQQVTEALSQAYDVKVEDITNSFIGPAWGENVTRQSLWGLAIFLALTFLILAIYFRTWKMSAAAILGLLDVLVITVGVYALAGFEISPAAVIGFLTILAYSLYDTTVVFDKVRENTTEDANQTTRTFGESVNLAVNQTLVRSINTSVVAALPVGAILFIGAFWLGAETLTDISLSIFVGIIVATYSTLFVAAPLYSLFRENEPAIVAHDAKVHEARQRSVAAKA; this is encoded by the coding sequence ATGTTCTCCATGAATGAGTTCGGCAACAACCTATACTCGGGCAAGACGTCCTTCCCGTTCGTCGCGAAGCGTCGCCTGTGGTTCATCATCGCGATCGTGCTGATCGTCGGCAGCGCCCTGGTGCCCCTCATCCGGCCGGTGCAGTTCTCGATCGAGTTCACCGGTGGATCGCAGTTCGTGGTGGCAAGCCCCGCGACCGGTGCCGACGGCAAGCCCGACCAGTCGCTCGCGACCGATGCGGTGCGCTCGGTGGTTCCCGAAGCCACGGCCAAGGTCGTGATCGTGAACAACCGCGACGTCCGCGTGCAGACCGACCAGATGAGCGCACTGCAGACCCAGCAGGTCACCGAAGCGCTCTCGCAGGCGTACGACGTCAAGGTCGAGGACATCACCAACTCCTTCATCGGACCGGCCTGGGGCGAGAACGTCACCCGGCAGTCGCTGTGGGGCCTGGCGATCTTCCTCGCGCTGACCTTCCTGATCCTGGCGATCTACTTCCGCACCTGGAAGATGTCGGCGGCAGCGATCCTCGGTCTGCTCGACGTGCTCGTGATCACGGTCGGCGTCTACGCGCTGGCCGGATTCGAGATCTCACCGGCGGCGGTGATCGGATTCCTGACGATCCTGGCGTACTCCTTGTACGACACCACAGTCGTGTTCGACAAGGTTCGAGAGAACACCACCGAGGACGCGAATCAGACCACGCGAACGTTCGGCGAATCGGTGAACCTCGCGGTGAACCAGACGCTGGTGCGATCGATCAACACCTCGGTCGTGGCAGCGCTGCCGGTCGGTGCGATCCTGTTCATCGGCGCGTTCTGGCTCGGTGCCGAGACGCTCACCGACATCTCGCTGTCGATCTTCGTCGGCATCATCGTGGCGACGTACTCGACGCTGTTCGTCGCCGCCCCGCTCTACTCGCTGTTCCGCGAGAACGAGCCCGCGATCGTCGCTCACGACGCCAAGGTGCACGAGGCGCGTCAGCGCTCTGTAGCGGCCAAGGCCTGA